Below is a window of Simkaniaceae bacterium DNA.
GAATTTATGTTGGTGGTGGAATTGCACCTAAGATTCTAAAAGCCCTTCAAAAAGGGGGGTTTATTGAAAACTTTACTAAGAAGGGTCGGTTTAAGGAATTATTAGAGTCGATTCCTGTTAAAGTGGTTCTTGACCAAGAAACTGCACTTAAGGGAGCTGCATATTATTGTATCCGATCGAAATAAGATAAGCGGAGGCCAAGCAGCAATCTCGTTCCCCTATCCGGGGAGCTCTCAAGCGGACCGGATGATATGATAGTCAATATTCCCTGACTATCGAAAAATTCCCTCTATTCATGGAGGGGATTTTTTGATTTTCTTAAAAAAGATGGCCTAAAACCCTTTATTTTTAATGGGTTTGTAAAAAAAAATCTTTTTTTTAAATTAATAAAAAGGGCTTTTAGGAGCCCACTTTGGGGCTTTTTTTAGCAAGGTTGTTAATTAAGATGTTAAAAATTAAATGAAAAATAATAAAAAATGTTTCAAAAAATATTATATTTTATTTATACGGTGAATTAGAAACAATAAACTTTAATTTTTTGTAAACCCCCATGAGGAAAGACATGAACAATAACCTATTCAAGAAAGTCCCTCTAGCTTTCGCTGCTATCGCTGCTAGCGCAGCAGCTTTTGCTGGAATGGATATGGACTCTAGAGTTTCTCAATTAGAGACTCAAATGAAACAAGTCCGCATAGAAACAGAACAGGAATCATTTGGTGCTAATACTGCTTCTGCTCGCCCAGAATCAGATTTAACCGGTTTCTATATTGGTGCTGGATTTGTTTACCAACAAGCTAAAGCTGGTGGTACAGATTACGCTTATACAGACAATGATTCTGCAAACACATTCCCTATTTATGGCAGTATGCAAGATATTGATTATAAATGGGGCTGGGGACTAAATATCATGGCTGGATACAATATGCCACATGATGGAATGGATGTCCGCCTTAATTATCACTATTACGACCAAAGCTCAAACGGAAAAGTTGCAGCCGGTCTTAATGGAGTCATTGTTCCTTTAAGAGCTGCTAGTACAATTGTTGATGGTACTGAAGGTAGCTTTGATCAGTGTACATCGGCATCATCTGATTATAGCTTAAACATGAACTTGCTTGATCTTCAACTTGGAAGAGACTTTTTTGTGAGCAAAATGCTTACACTTCGTCCTTTCTTTGGATTATCTTCTCAGTGGATTTCTCAAAAACAAAACACTCAATACTCTGGTGGAAGCCAGCTCGATGTAAACAGTGTTTATGTTAATGATACTAGCAAATTCTGGGGAATGGGTCCTGAAGTTGGTGTTAACACTCAGTGGTATCTTGGCGAAGGCTTTAGCATCTTTGGTGATGTGAACGGATCACTTCTCTATGGCCGCTTTGATGTAAACCACAGAGAGAACTATTCTCAAAACGTTAACCATGTTATAAGCATCAATGGCGATGTTCACCGTGTTGTTCCTACAGCTCAAGGGATCATTGGTCTTTCTTATGACACATATGTTGATAATTCAACTCACCACTTTGGAATCCGAATTGGTTACAACGTTGAATACTTCTTCTTCCAAAATCAAATGTTAAAAATTGATTACGAAGCAGATACAACTGTTCACTTTGAAAGAGCAAATGAGAACTTAGGAATCCACGGTCTTACTGTAGACGCTAGCTGGAGCTTCTAAGCCCATTAGAAACTCACAAGTTTCGAAAAAGCAGATCAGAAATGATCTGCTTTTTTTTTATAAATATTTATTTGTTTTCATAGAGAGAGGGAAAAGGAATTCGTTTTTTTCTTTAAAAAAAAATGTGGATTCTTTTATGTATGTAGGTTAACTTTTAATTTACATAACGACTTTTTGTATGAGGATAAATATGATAAAGAGATTTAGTTTCCTTAATGGGTTGGTGTTTAGCGCGATAGTGCCAGCTATGTCATTTGCAGCGACAATGGATAGCCGTATTGACACACTTGAAAAACAAGTGTCAATGTCTACAACAACCAACACAATGGGCGGAATGGGTGCAAAGAATGCATCTGCTCTCCCTGATAATGACAACGAGGGTTGGCATTTACAACTTGGGTTTGTTTATGAGCAACCAAGAATTGGTGGAACACAATTTGCTATTAAGAGCAACACTCCATCGACTAGCTCAAGAACTCTTGAAGATGTAAGCCAAATTGATGCTAATTGGAGCTTTGGTATTGTTGCCGGGCTTGGGTATAAAGTGCCTGAGCGTATGTGGGATTGCTCACTTGATTACATGTACCTAAAAAATACAACAAATGCTCAAGCCAACTCAGGATTGCTCAGTTCTGTTTTACCGGTAAAAGCAAAATTTAACATTATTGATGATTCTACCCTCCTCACATCGGTTGGTCGAGCAAAATCAGACTTTAATTTTGTCCTTAACTCGCTTGATGCAACGGCATCTAATCCTTTTTTCGTACAAGAGAAGTTTTCTTTTGGATTTAAGGGAGGAGTTAGAACTCAGTGGTTATCTCTTAAACAAAACACAACCTACTCCGGCGGATCTGCTCTTGGCGTTAACTCAGTTTATGTCAA
It encodes the following:
- a CDS encoding MOMP family protein, whose translation is MNNNLFKKVPLAFAAIAASAAAFAGMDMDSRVSQLETQMKQVRIETEQESFGANTASARPESDLTGFYIGAGFVYQQAKAGGTDYAYTDNDSANTFPIYGSMQDIDYKWGWGLNIMAGYNMPHDGMDVRLNYHYYDQSSNGKVAAGLNGVIVPLRAASTIVDGTEGSFDQCTSASSDYSLNMNLLDLQLGRDFFVSKMLTLRPFFGLSSQWISQKQNTQYSGGSQLDVNSVYVNDTSKFWGMGPEVGVNTQWYLGEGFSIFGDVNGSLLYGRFDVNHRENYSQNVNHVISINGDVHRVVPTAQGIIGLSYDTYVDNSTHHFGIRIGYNVEYFFFQNQMLKIDYEADTTVHFERANENLGIHGLTVDASWSF